Proteins encoded together in one Anaerolineales bacterium window:
- a CDS encoding efflux RND transporter periplasmic adaptor subunit: protein MRNRPRTIILCTAVLLVVGTVAQACTARPTQAEDLQTQPAERGNLTAVVGATGTVRPNQAASLQFETSGTVEEVTVQVGERVEVDQVLARLRQTSVPASVIAAQADLVEAQRALDHLLQSGSPQAEAQLALAQAQDALKDAEYKWRVRQEGYRASAATLDLARARLVLAEQSLENANSAYGRVGGDPWEDSNKAAALEMVAQAQQHLDSTKRALNWYTGRPSPIDQALLDAEVAQAQARLGDANREWDRLKDGADAADIVAAKARVAAAQSTAEMAQIAAPFAGQVTSVEVKPGDQVSPGLPGFGLADLSQMLVDISLSEIDINRVAVGQPVTVVFDGIPENTYGGEVTEIGLIGESI, encoded by the coding sequence ATGAGGAACAGGCCAAGGACGATCATCCTGTGCACGGCGGTTTTGCTGGTGGTTGGGACCGTGGCTCAGGCGTGCACGGCGCGCCCGACGCAGGCTGAGGATCTGCAGACTCAGCCGGCCGAGCGGGGCAATCTGACGGCCGTCGTGGGTGCGACGGGAACCGTCCGTCCGAATCAAGCGGCCAGCCTGCAGTTTGAGACCAGCGGTACGGTCGAAGAGGTGACCGTGCAGGTCGGCGAACGCGTTGAGGTCGACCAGGTGCTGGCGAGGCTGCGTCAGACTTCGGTCCCGGCATCGGTGATCGCCGCTCAGGCGGATTTGGTCGAGGCGCAACGAGCGCTGGACCACTTGCTGCAGTCGGGGTCGCCGCAGGCCGAAGCCCAGCTGGCGTTGGCGCAGGCGCAGGACGCGCTGAAGGACGCCGAGTACAAGTGGCGCGTCCGCCAAGAAGGCTACCGCGCCAGCGCCGCCACGCTGGATCTGGCGCGGGCGAGGTTGGTGCTTGCCGAGCAGTCACTGGAGAACGCGAATTCGGCCTACGGCCGCGTGGGGGGAGACCCGTGGGAGGACTCCAATAAGGCGGCCGCGCTCGAAATGGTGGCGCAGGCGCAGCAGCATTTGGATTCCACAAAGCGCGCCCTGAACTGGTACACCGGACGCCCCTCGCCGATTGACCAGGCGCTGCTCGACGCCGAAGTGGCGCAGGCCCAGGCGCGCCTGGGGGACGCCAATCGCGAGTGGGACCGCCTGAAGGACGGAGCGGATGCCGCTGACATCGTGGCCGCCAAGGCGCGTGTGGCTGCGGCGCAATCGACAGCAGAGATGGCTCAGATCGCGGCGCCGTTCGCCGGGCAGGTGACCTCGGTCGAAGTCAAACCCGGCGATCAGGTCTCGCCCGGGTTGCCGGGCTTCGGCTTGGCTGACTTGAGCCAAATGCTGGTGGACATCAGCCTGTCCGAGATCGACATCAACCGGGTCGCGGTAGGCCAACCGGTGACGGTGGTCTTTGACGGGATTCCAGAGAACACCTATGGCGGAGAGGTCACGGAGATCGGCCTGATCGGCGAGTCGATC